Proteins from a single region of Bogoriella caseilytica:
- a CDS encoding sensor histidine kinase, with translation MAPDHDAPVTGEGAPDDADWARPRPTAAGLRRDLLGAGIYLVLALALMAATLSIGIRMDSDATWQPYVATAVMIAPLTLRRRFPIAMVLLGSVLFFALSFLSMDAYVSVPFQAAYFALLYSSVAWAPDRRLMRGALAVVLLGMAFWIIFNYATVRSFEQFFSADLDPAGPFNQLTASVVHDTLVNVAFFGGALAAGRTAWRSALRRAQLEEQSEKIRSQAAEIARRAVVDERLRIARELHDVVAHHVSVIGIQAGAARRLLGRDPDGAAQALRTVESSSREAVGEMRSLLGVLREDDDPQESGAPATPTRAPEPRLSDLDALVEEFASSGLEVELRFADDEPGDLADVPDPIALSLYRTVQEALTNVLRHSTASQVQVTVRSGRDPSAQGPVDQEPGGPGSGAAPPPGPCWIEAEIVDSGRPRAGETSGSGFGLRGIRERVALHGGEIEIGPRRTGAGWRVRARYRLRTATMPAADPLDALEGLT, from the coding sequence ATGGCTCCTGATCACGACGCCCCGGTCACCGGCGAGGGCGCGCCCGACGACGCCGACTGGGCACGACCGCGCCCCACGGCGGCCGGTCTGCGCCGCGATCTGCTGGGAGCGGGCATCTACCTCGTTCTCGCTCTGGCGCTCATGGCCGCCACGCTGTCGATCGGGATCCGGATGGACAGCGACGCCACCTGGCAGCCCTACGTGGCCACGGCGGTGATGATCGCGCCATTGACGTTGCGGCGCCGATTCCCCATCGCCATGGTGCTGCTCGGTTCGGTGCTGTTCTTCGCCCTGAGTTTCCTGAGCATGGACGCCTACGTCTCCGTCCCCTTCCAGGCCGCCTACTTCGCCCTGCTCTACAGCAGTGTGGCGTGGGCGCCGGACCGCCGGCTGATGCGCGGGGCGCTGGCCGTGGTCCTGCTCGGCATGGCCTTCTGGATCATCTTCAACTACGCCACGGTCCGAAGCTTCGAACAGTTCTTCAGCGCCGACCTCGATCCGGCGGGCCCCTTCAACCAGCTCACCGCGTCCGTCGTGCACGACACCCTGGTCAATGTCGCCTTCTTCGGTGGCGCCCTCGCGGCTGGGCGCACCGCCTGGCGCTCGGCGCTCCGGCGCGCTCAGCTGGAGGAGCAGTCGGAGAAGATCCGCAGCCAGGCGGCCGAGATCGCCCGCCGCGCCGTGGTGGATGAGCGCCTGCGCATCGCCCGGGAGCTGCACGACGTCGTCGCCCACCACGTCTCGGTGATCGGCATCCAGGCCGGTGCGGCCAGGCGGCTTCTCGGCCGGGATCCGGACGGTGCCGCCCAGGCCCTGCGCACGGTGGAGAGCTCGAGCCGGGAGGCGGTCGGGGAGATGCGTTCCCTGCTGGGCGTACTGCGCGAGGACGACGATCCGCAGGAGTCCGGTGCGCCCGCCACACCCACCCGGGCGCCCGAGCCTCGGCTGAGTGACCTGGATGCCCTGGTCGAGGAGTTCGCCTCCTCCGGGCTCGAGGTGGAGCTGCGCTTCGCCGACGACGAGCCCGGCGATCTCGCGGACGTCCCGGACCCGATCGCCCTGTCGCTCTACCGGACCGTGCAGGAAGCCCTGACGAACGTGCTGCGCCATTCCACCGCCTCACAGGTCCAAGTCACGGTGCGCAGCGGCCGAGATCCCAGCGCCCAGGGCCCCGTCGACCAGGAGCCCGGCGGCCCGGGCTCCGGCGCGGCCCCTCCCCCCGGTCCGTGCTGGATCGAAGCGGAGATCGTCGATAGCGGCCGGCCGCGTGCCGGGGAGACCTCCGGCAGCGGATTCGGCCTCCGGGGTATCCGCGAGCGCGTGGCATTGCATGGCGGCGAGATCGAGATCGGCCCGCGCCGCACCGGTGCGGGCTGGCGTGTGCGGGCGCGCTATCGCCTACGCACCGCCACCATGCCCGCAGCGGATCCGCTCGATGCTCTGGAAGGGCTGACATGA
- a CDS encoding ABC transporter ATP-binding protein, producing the protein MTTATSGTKRIEVDSLTRRFGQSTAVDAVSFTVEPGRMTGFVGGNGAGKTTTMRMIMGVLGIHEGEVRWDGRPIGLRDRASFGYMPEERGLYPKQPVLDQLIYLGQLRGMTRKDASNEATALLERFDLGGRLKDKLESLSLGNQQRVQVAAALLHRPTALILDEPFSGLDPAAVDSMVGLLRERTRDGVPVLFSSHQLDLVDRLCDSLVVLAHGTVRAAGTSDELRARGPRRHRLTTDGDAGWLRGQPGVDVIDVAGNSAVIEFTADSAREQTVRAAVDRGLREFSPIVPTLSEIFREAVQ; encoded by the coding sequence ATGACCACCGCAACGAGTGGAACGAAGCGGATCGAGGTGGACAGCCTCACGCGCCGCTTCGGTCAGAGCACGGCCGTGGACGCAGTGAGCTTCACCGTGGAACCGGGCCGGATGACCGGGTTCGTCGGCGGCAACGGCGCGGGAAAGACCACCACCATGCGCATGATCATGGGCGTCCTCGGCATCCACGAGGGCGAGGTCCGCTGGGATGGGCGCCCCATCGGGCTCCGGGACCGGGCCTCCTTCGGGTACATGCCCGAGGAGCGGGGCCTGTACCCCAAGCAGCCGGTGCTGGACCAATTGATCTACCTCGGTCAGCTCCGCGGCATGACGCGCAAGGACGCCAGCAACGAGGCCACCGCACTGCTCGAACGCTTCGATCTGGGCGGGCGTCTCAAGGACAAGCTCGAGTCGCTCTCCCTCGGCAACCAGCAGCGCGTCCAGGTGGCCGCCGCGCTGCTGCACCGCCCCACGGCGCTGATTCTCGATGAGCCCTTCTCCGGCCTCGACCCGGCCGCCGTGGACTCCATGGTCGGCCTGTTGCGCGAACGGACCCGTGACGGCGTCCCCGTGCTCTTCTCCTCCCACCAGCTCGACCTGGTGGATCGGCTCTGTGACTCGCTGGTGGTGCTGGCCCACGGCACGGTCCGCGCCGCCGGAACCTCCGATGAGCTGCGGGCGCGCGGCCCGCGGCGCCACCGCCTCACCACCGACGGTGACGCCGGCTGGCTGCGCGGCCAACCCGGGGTGGACGTCATCGACGTCGCCGGGAACTCTGCGGTGATCGAGTTCACCGCAGACTCCGCGCGGGAGCAGACCGTGCGAGCGGCCGTCGATCGCGGCCTGCGCGAATTCTCCCCCATCGTTCCGACCCTGTCCGAGATCTTCCGAGAGGCTGTCCAGTGA
- a CDS encoding ABC transporter permease yields MSAPVQSPAETRTSAAGSGAAGGGAHSSPVARPWLTVALREMAVKLTDRNYIIGIVVTVAMIAGASVFSAWMNSRTAEYVVAVAGAEEATVAQAGEAFLGEDDVIAVIDSGSPEAARQAVEDGEAEAALIRDGQDWTLTGLSDVPENLRAALTQAVSAETMAANAAAAGTTVDELTAGSELTVDLLESDSEDPFIARIVGFAFAFLFYMAAIMFGMTIATSVLEEKQNRVVEILATAVPIRHLLMGKVIGNSVLAFAQIIIFAATGLLALTFTDLVADIGFILTSAGWFMVFFAVGFFALAAVWGVLGSMASRTEDLNSNSTPVMMVIFLATFIGAFASGTILTVASYVPLVSTTAMPIRMLSESVPLWQVLLVLAGNVLTAYLLVRLAAAVYQRAVLQSGTALGWRQALRVET; encoded by the coding sequence GTGAGCGCGCCCGTCCAGTCCCCTGCCGAGACCCGCACCTCCGCCGCCGGCTCCGGCGCCGCCGGTGGAGGAGCACACAGTTCTCCTGTGGCCCGCCCGTGGCTGACGGTCGCGTTACGCGAGATGGCCGTCAAGCTCACCGATCGGAACTACATCATCGGCATCGTGGTGACCGTCGCGATGATCGCCGGCGCCAGCGTGTTCTCCGCGTGGATGAACAGCCGCACCGCCGAGTACGTGGTCGCGGTGGCGGGAGCCGAGGAGGCCACCGTCGCTCAGGCGGGAGAGGCCTTCCTGGGCGAGGATGATGTCATCGCAGTGATCGACTCCGGCAGCCCGGAGGCCGCCCGGCAAGCCGTGGAGGACGGCGAGGCCGAGGCCGCCTTGATCCGCGACGGTCAGGACTGGACCCTGACCGGGCTGAGCGACGTGCCGGAGAACCTGCGCGCTGCGCTGACCCAAGCCGTCTCGGCCGAGACGATGGCCGCCAATGCGGCCGCCGCGGGAACCACGGTGGACGAGCTCACCGCCGGATCGGAACTCACCGTGGACCTCTTGGAGTCCGACTCCGAGGATCCGTTCATCGCACGGATCGTGGGCTTCGCCTTCGCTTTCCTCTTCTATATGGCCGCGATCATGTTCGGCATGACGATCGCAACCTCGGTGCTGGAGGAGAAGCAGAACCGCGTGGTGGAGATCCTGGCCACCGCGGTCCCGATCCGCCATCTGCTGATGGGCAAGGTCATCGGCAACTCGGTGCTGGCCTTCGCTCAGATCATCATCTTCGCCGCCACGGGGCTCCTCGCCCTGACCTTCACCGACCTCGTCGCCGATATCGGTTTCATCTTGACTTCGGCCGGCTGGTTCATGGTGTTCTTCGCGGTCGGTTTCTTCGCCCTGGCCGCCGTCTGGGGCGTGCTCGGCTCGATGGCGAGCAGGACCGAGGACCTCAACTCCAACAGCACGCCCGTGATGATGGTGATCTTCCTGGCCACCTTCATCGGCGCCTTCGCCAGCGGCACGATCTTGACCGTTGCTTCCTATGTTCCGCTGGTCTCGACCACGGCGATGCCGATCCGGATGCTGAGCGAGTCAGTGCCGCTGTGGCAGGTCCTGCTGGTGCTCGCCGGCAATGTGCTCACCGCTTATCTCCTGGTGCGCTTGGCCGCCGCGGTCTACCAGCGCGCCGTCCTGCAGAGCGGCACTGCCCTCGGGTGGCGTCAGGCGCTCCGCGTCGAGACGTAG
- a CDS encoding SH3 domain-containing protein yields the protein MRSIRPGMITITAAAALMLAACENGDEPDQPDPGVTATDEPTESEPTEEDTDEPEPEPEPEPTDEAGDEGDENGAGEGQDDGAGLPPGGVERVDESALPGTETMMYFSTEGSTANVVRVEYDDVLNVRAMPAADTEIVGEIEPTGAVTLAGRERMVEGSGDLWAEVELAEGYGWVNSTYLAFLAATEDVTADFDEVPPAEEPSAIANSVGERVADSLEGDDDAHGPWPEWVVIGSTEVDGGWASWVDVTGMGDDSVLGYRYHVVMSETEGYEIQSVSATAICSRGVSEEDGEMLCL from the coding sequence ATGCGTTCGATACGCCCAGGCATGATCACGATCACCGCGGCCGCGGCACTCATGCTGGCCGCATGCGAAAACGGGGACGAGCCGGATCAGCCGGATCCCGGAGTGACGGCGACCGACGAGCCGACCGAGAGTGAGCCCACGGAGGAGGACACCGACGAGCCGGAGCCCGAGCCGGAGCCGGAACCCACCGACGAAGCCGGCGATGAGGGCGACGAGAACGGCGCCGGCGAGGGCCAGGACGACGGCGCCGGCCTGCCGCCGGGGGGTGTGGAACGGGTGGACGAGAGCGCGCTGCCCGGGACCGAGACGATGATGTATTTCTCCACCGAGGGCAGCACGGCCAACGTGGTGCGGGTGGAGTATGACGACGTGCTGAACGTGCGGGCGATGCCGGCGGCCGACACCGAGATCGTCGGCGAGATCGAGCCCACCGGCGCCGTCACGCTCGCCGGCCGTGAGCGCATGGTGGAGGGCAGCGGGGATCTGTGGGCCGAGGTCGAACTGGCCGAGGGCTACGGTTGGGTGAACAGCACCTACCTGGCCTTCCTTGCCGCCACCGAGGACGTCACAGCCGACTTCGACGAGGTGCCACCGGCGGAGGAACCCTCAGCCATCGCGAACTCGGTGGGTGAACGCGTGGCCGACTCCCTCGAGGGCGACGACGACGCCCACGGCCCGTGGCCCGAGTGGGTGGTCATCGGGTCCACGGAGGTCGATGGCGGCTGGGCCTCCTGGGTGGATGTGACCGGGATGGGCGACGACTCCGTCCTGGGCTACCGCTACCACGTCGTCATGAGCGAGACCGAGGGTTACGAGATCCAGTCGGTGTCAGCCACAGCGATCTGCA
- a CDS encoding response regulator transcription factor — MKVLIADDQALVRSGFALVLSIEEDIEVVGQAANGSEAVRMAEETGAEVVLMDVQMPVMDGIAATEEIVRRDLAKVVILTTFDREDYLFDALAAGASGFLLKNADPDDLVEAIRAVAHGHALLAPEVTMRVIQRFARSGPARTSPARLPDRGGAAGDAAAPSSPSPAAAVPDPAAEAAIAQLTAREREVLGLMATGLSNSEIAQQLFLGESTVKTHVSNVLSKTGSRDRVKAVVLAHQAGVTSDGGATPPAASSHTPPQG; from the coding sequence ATGAAGGTGCTCATCGCCGACGACCAGGCACTCGTCCGTTCCGGCTTCGCCCTGGTGCTCTCCATCGAGGAGGACATCGAGGTGGTCGGTCAGGCCGCCAACGGCTCCGAGGCGGTGCGCATGGCCGAGGAGACCGGCGCCGAGGTGGTCCTGATGGATGTGCAGATGCCGGTCATGGACGGCATCGCCGCCACCGAGGAGATCGTGCGCCGCGACCTGGCCAAGGTGGTCATCCTGACCACCTTCGACCGCGAGGACTATCTCTTCGACGCACTCGCAGCCGGGGCGAGCGGTTTCCTGCTGAAGAACGCTGACCCGGATGACCTCGTTGAAGCCATCCGTGCGGTGGCCCACGGGCACGCACTGCTCGCCCCGGAAGTCACCATGCGGGTGATCCAGCGCTTCGCCCGTAGCGGGCCGGCACGGACCTCCCCCGCTCGGCTGCCGGACCGGGGTGGCGCAGCCGGTGATGCGGCCGCACCGTCCAGCCCCAGCCCGGCCGCTGCCGTGCCTGACCCCGCCGCCGAAGCAGCGATCGCCCAGCTGACCGCTCGCGAGCGCGAGGTGCTGGGACTGATGGCCACCGGCCTGTCGAACTCCGAGATCGCCCAGCAGCTCTTCCTCGGCGAGTCGACGGTGAAGACGCACGTGTCGAACGTGCTGTCCAAGACCGGCTCCCGCGACCGGGTCAAGGCGGTCGTCCTCGCGCACCAGGCCGGTGTGACCTCAGACGGCGGGGCGACTCCGCCTGCCGCGAGCAGCCACACTCCCCCTCAGGGATGA
- a CDS encoding quaternary amine ABC transporter ATP-binding protein — MTTSPAVIRARDAQASEVNVSDIRAAGVYKIFGRRPQRGVSMLEQGDDRTVLKRHGMTAAVIDASFEAKSGEIFVVMGLSGSGKSTLIRMVNGLLEPTAGAMEIDGQNITDLSAKALREVRRNKVSMVFQHFALLPHRTVGENAAYALQLRGLNRSDRERRAEEALAMVGLGGSGGSLPSELSGGMRQRVGLARALAAGTDIMLMDEAFSALDPLIRKDMQDQLLELQSKLGKTILFITHDLNEAMRLGDQIAMMRDGRIVQSGTAEQILNEPATDYVSQFVADVDRAKVLTAEAVMERPVAVVGPDSGPKAAHKLMRENQTPALLVVARNRTVQGVVWENDVAAAVSQGSTELPLRDGVAAVSRDTPLEGLFQHAATSRAPIAVVDDAGRLEGIIPLVTLLAALAPTATIGTNGAAGHSPLEPSGVAS; from the coding sequence ATGACGACTTCACCCGCGGTCATCCGAGCGCGGGACGCCCAGGCATCCGAGGTGAACGTGAGCGACATCAGAGCAGCAGGTGTCTACAAGATCTTCGGCAGGCGCCCCCAGCGCGGGGTCTCCATGCTGGAGCAGGGGGACGACCGAACAGTTCTGAAGCGCCACGGCATGACCGCGGCCGTGATCGACGCCAGCTTCGAGGCGAAGTCAGGCGAGATCTTCGTGGTCATGGGCTTGTCCGGCTCGGGGAAGTCCACCTTGATCCGCATGGTCAACGGCCTGCTCGAGCCCACCGCAGGAGCCATGGAGATCGATGGCCAGAACATCACCGATCTCTCGGCCAAAGCCCTGCGCGAGGTCCGCCGCAACAAGGTCTCCATGGTCTTCCAGCACTTCGCGCTGCTGCCGCACCGCACGGTGGGCGAGAACGCCGCCTATGCCCTGCAGCTCCGCGGCCTCAATCGCTCCGACCGGGAACGTCGCGCCGAGGAAGCCCTGGCGATGGTGGGGCTGGGCGGCTCCGGCGGATCACTACCCTCCGAGCTCTCCGGCGGCATGCGCCAACGCGTGGGCCTGGCCCGCGCCCTGGCAGCCGGTACCGACATCATGCTGATGGACGAAGCCTTCTCCGCCCTCGACCCACTGATCCGCAAAGACATGCAGGATCAGCTGCTCGAACTGCAGAGCAAGTTGGGCAAGACCATCCTCTTCATCACCCACGACCTGAACGAGGCCATGCGCCTCGGTGACCAGATCGCCATGATGCGCGACGGCCGGATCGTTCAGTCCGGCACCGCCGAGCAGATCCTGAACGAGCCGGCCACCGACTACGTCTCGCAGTTCGTCGCCGACGTCGACCGCGCCAAGGTGCTCACCGCCGAGGCGGTGATGGAGCGGCCGGTGGCCGTCGTCGGCCCGGACTCCGGACCCAAGGCCGCGCACAAACTCATGCGCGAGAATCAGACGCCCGCGCTGCTCGTCGTGGCGCGCAATCGCACCGTGCAGGGCGTTGTGTGGGAGAACGACGTCGCCGCCGCCGTCAGTCAGGGCAGCACGGAACTGCCACTTCGCGACGGCGTCGCCGCGGTGTCCCGCGACACTCCCCTGGAGGGTTTGTTCCAGCATGCGGCGACCAGCCGCGCCCCGATCGCCGTCGTCGATGACGCCGGCCGACTCGAAGGGATCATCCCGCTGGTGACCCTGCTCGCCGCGCTGGCACCGACCGCCACGATCGGCACGAACGGCGCCGCCGGCCACTCCCCCCTCGAGCCGTCCGGAGTCGCATCATGA